The genomic stretch GCTTTATCCCACCATAACCCaggcaaaaaaaaggaaaaaaaaatattcGGTTCCATTGGAAATGGAAAAATAAATAGGGTATTAAATGGAAAGCAGTCtaaaatttaaaattacaaacttTTCActgaaactaaaataaataaatacatgcACATACGTATTTAAAAGGCAATAGTGCTAAAACCAATTTGTGAGCTACATAAAGACTTGGGGACCAGACTCAACCAGACACCAACTTAAGAAAACTGACGCTTGAGATCGACTCGGCTCCCTAACACCCCTACATCCAGTATAAAGAACTAGATACAACGAACCCCAATCATTACAGTGTAAATTAAGTTTATCCAACTAAACATATCGTAAGAAATTCCCAACAGCTAAGCAAATTTCCTTTCCAATTTTACAGATACTTCAATCCAAAGAAATGATATCAAGAAAACAAATATGTCTAAGATGCAGAATAAACTTGAGAAAAAAATCACAAGGCGGCTAATATTTCTGGCTGTTCAGTCGCACCATTGCAAGGAGTAAAACATTACCTCTTCACCAAATGCATCCAGATAAAGCGAGGGCCAAGGAGCCTGGCGTGCATTTCGCTGAAGCAAGATTGTGGTTTTCTATTGAAGGAATGAAAAAGAGTTTTCATTATGTTAATGTTTAGGCTATTATGGAGCAAAAACATACAAGTAATTAAGAGAAGACAAACAAAAGATAAAGCAGCAGCCACTGCAACTGGCAAAGCCATACCCGTACTAAAAGGAATACCCCAGTGCCAGCACCACAAGCTAATGAATGAGCCTGACATCCACTATCCCTATTTACAAAAATAATAGTAAAAATGGGAAACAAATATCAAAACAGCAGCTGACAGAAGATAGAAACGGATATAGTTGGCAATTTGGCATGATACTGGATGCAAAGAAAACGGGAAACCAATACTGACCTGCAGCAAGGCTTCCAGGCAGGAGAACATAATCTACCACACAAAAGGCATAGGGCAGGCTCACCTTGAACAGCTTTGCAATCAGGACATTGAGCTTTAATATACCTAAAGTGAAATTACACATGTTAACAAATGTAGAGATCCACCTTTGGTAGATAAGGAGGGATGGATGCACGAAACCGTACTATCTAATCAAGGCTGTTCTCGGAGATCCTAAGATGGAAGTAGTTGCATTAACCGAAAATTACACAATATGAACGCACACACTTAGTGAGCGATTTTGCCCTTCATATACGAAATCCAAAGAATTAAAGAAtgaagcataaaaaaaaaaaggaactgAGGTTCAATCGTCCGGGGTTCAGTCAGCTCGGACGAATCAGACTGTGCATGAAAGGCATCCTTGTGTCCCCCAGGTCACCAGAATTCATGCCTAGAATGATAAAGCACACGAATTCCTTAACTTCTATCCTCCGTTAATGTTAAATGTGTTTAATCCCATTTCTCAATGTCTTTCAAGTTTATAATCTAGCATTAAAAGAGTTCAGCGGTTGGTTTTTACAGTTTTCAAGGTAATTTCACTGCTAGTTTAAGGAAAGCAAAATAAGGGAGTCGTTTAACATTTTAACTGAGCCATTATTTCTTCCCTTAAATCCTTGGAATGAATGCCATATTgtattgacaaaaaaaaaaaagtaaaacagATGAATGGGGAAAAGGGGGGTAAAATGCGCAAGAAGGAGACAGACCTTTGTACAAGATCCTGGTAGACGAAAGGAAGATTCATCAAGTGAAAAGGAGCAGATGGTGTGGAATACAGGACATCCTGGACAGTTGAATCCTCAAAACCATTGGCAAAATGATGAAACCATTTAAACACCATTGAACGTAGATTTTTATCTTTAAGAACAATATCCAAGGAAGGAATGCTAAACATGTTTTGCAGTTCACATATTTCATCCATATCTCCACCACCAACTTCCTTGCCATTTGAAGCATTTAATGATTTACCAATGTCCTCGCGGACTGAGGGAAATGGTGAAGCCCCAGGGGAACATAGAAGTTTCCATAACAAGGAGCATCTTCGTAAATATGGCAAGCTTAAACTATTGATCACATACTTCACAGAGTACGAAGGGTCCAAATAATTGGAAAAGAAAAACTGCTTCGTGATTGCAGATTCTCCAGCCAAATTGGCAATATCAGAAATAAGACCATCATGAGTGCCAGAGTCATTTACATTGCACTGTGAGTATGAACAATAAGTAATAATTGCCTGCATGGAAGTCATAAACATTTAGATACAGGAGGGTATCAATCGAGAAATGCATATGCTACAATAAGAACAACAGAGCAATCATCACCTGAGAGACAGCTACACCATAAAAAAGATGGATAAGAGATAACAAGGATTCTTTACAAGACAAAAATGGGAACGGAAGGCAAAACAGAATCCACATCAATGTCGAGAAAGGGTCACGAGTAAGAACAGGATCGGAAGCTTGGCCCCAAAATTGCATGTCCGGAAACATATCAGAATTTGAATGCTTTAACATAGACCAAATTTTGCCTGCCAAAGTACGAAGAATTAGATTAAACAATGATCCTCATGCAAAACTATACCACACAAGATGCATTTTATATGCCATTAGATACCAGGAGCATAAATCCCCCAGTCCCATCTAAACTATGTACATTAATGAAGCATGCATCTTTTTATATATCACAATCAAGATTCGGCTTTTTTTAATTTCTCCTGACAGAAACATTATCAATAAAACTGACCGACTAAAAACGGGTTGATTACCAAGCATGATTATTGAACAAGTGTCATGAATCATGCATTAAACCAGGCTATCCTCCTTTCCAACTCCAAATGTAATTTAGGTACATTAATTGAGCAGAAAATTTTCTATCAGCTTCAGTAGATTCAGCTGTGTCAAATATTCCCCTACAAGGAAATATTACCAAAACGATTGCCAACAGCGACTGACCAGAGAGGATTGAATACCAAGAAAATTTCATAGATCATCTACTTGACCAAGCCATTCACCTTTCCATCTCCACATGTAAAGACATCCAAAGGCCAAGTGGTTGCTAAAGATAATTGGCACTTAAAATGCTTTGATtttcagaaaaaggaaaaaaaataaagaCAGAAGCTCTGTAGCCATTTGATCATATGTATCAAATGGAGACATTCCTCCACCTTGAGCGAACAGAATATAACAGGAACTTGATGCACACAATTATAACTACAAATTTTTCATAAAATGAACCATGAAAACACTGAATGAAAAGAAAGGATCAATTTATGCAACAAACAACGTACCTTCTCGACCTGAAGCTTCTCCAAGTTCTTTGCCGTAACTAATCCCTAAGCAAATGGAAGCAGCAAAATGTTGGAGGCCTCTAAATCTTAAAAACAGGTCGGGGAAGTTTTTGCTTCTAGCacttttaattgtttttagtagCAATGGAAGTATAAATCCACCAGATGACCTGAACTCATTATACAAAGAAGGGATGCCTCTTCTAGCAGCTAAGCAACTCTTTCCACAGCGAGCTGCTATTTCGGTTGACACaagtgaatacttgagagtgtccCACAAAAGGGCTGAAGGGCTAACTCTCGCTGATCCAGTTACAACATCTTGTTTTCCTGGAAAATACATTTGTCCAAGTACTTGAAATACTGGTACAAGATTAGGCGTTATTCTTCGACTTCTCTGCACAGGTAATGCTTTCAGCGTTTCACCTTTAGAAACAACAGAAGCTGCACTTTGCAGCATTGACAAAGCATACGATAAACGGAATGAGCCACGTTCCTCCACCGTATCAATCAAAGGGCGAGAAGAAGAAATGATAGAATCTAGAGGCTGCTCCCAGAGTTTACACGAATCTTCCAGAAAAGCTGGCAGCGTAGAATTTGCAAGGCGGCGACATACTGGACACAGAAACTCACCCTATAAAACCGATTTTAAGTAAAACATGAAACTCTCCTCAATTGAAAacataaaaaagaaagaaagaaagaaaacacATCTTCATGAACTTGACCTGGTCAGGATCAACAATGTCTCCACCTTCGAAAACCATTCTTCTGATATATCTGCACAATAAATCATGTTCAAATAGCAGTATAGACaaccgggggggggggggggggggggggggggaacaaaaaaatgaaatacCCACACACACACATGATATACCAATCCGACCAATAAAATTGCTGAATTGTAAATTATAAGTCAGCTCATAAGGTGAAGAAAATAAGGGGAAAAAAAATGTGTACAGAATTTGTCATCAATTGGCATGACACATGCAATACATGTTAGGAGCATCATGATTCCAGTGAAAACCACTTCAAATACACCGAATATCTCCGAGATACTATATAGTAGATTGGCTACACTGTCTTTCATGTTACATACACTTTCTAATGTTCAAACGAAAATACACTTTTTACATGACAAGGTACCCTGATTCACATTATACATAGACTAATTCATATTCTAACTATAAAATTAATTGAAGTTACACTTATTTATCTCTTATATAGACTAAAATGTTTAATAAatacattaataacattattaggTATGATAATAGGTTTATAAAGTACACTAACAAGTATAGAAGGTACATAAATTTGACCACAGACCACATCATCAACTCCATTGCCACCTCCTCGCCACTTCAAATGCCGCCCTAGTACTACCACATCCGTGAACAGCCTGATTATAGAATGAAAGTCACTTTCTCACTAGTAATTTCTCAATAAGGACAATTGTGTTATTATCCTTTGGAGATTCTTTTTTAGTTTTTCTAGATCTGTAAAttacatttttattttttatgggAATGACAGAAAAATCAACTGGTGCTAGGGCGTCAGCTTTGCCAGGATTGGGTTCAGCGACAGACTTCACAGCGGCAAGGGTGGCTCGTCCACACAATCAATGAGCGTATGATGTATAATGTGGTTCGAAAGCATCGCTAGAAACGTTGGGCGAGGACAGCAAGGGTCTGGGCGACCGAAATGAGGCGCTCGACGAGCCGTCGATGTGATGTGAGCGGCAGTGGTGAGAAAAGAGTACAGGAAAAAGAGGATGAGAGAGAACGCCGACAAGGGTGGGACAAACTAGGTGTCCAGCGACACCCAGCGTTGATTGGTGGTCGGATCAGTTAGCCGGCGAGGGACGATGACCGCTAGTGCATGGTGGTGGCTGATAGAGGTAATGGTGGGTGGAAGTTGGGacgagagagaagaagagaggatgtTACGGTAGGTGTGGCATAATTGTGTTTCAATCTTATCCCTTTATTAGATTGTGTTAGTCTTGATTTTAGAATCTTAGTGTGGCCTCATCAAAATTGGTTGCACTACAGTATCTTAAAAGTTAAAATACAGATAAAATGGCCTTTAAATACCTCCACAAATCCATTGTGTTATGGACGAGGCCATATTAGCATAGGTTAGGATGCATGATGGTGTAGgtacaaaatatatataatgaagGTAAAAAGAAGTATAAGCATTCTAGTGTTTCTAAACTACCCTCTGGAAAAGACTTGCATTACATTAGCAGGAATGTAATTAATTTTTCACCCCACCCGTATAAAGAGGGAGAGCATTTAGTTGCAAAGAAAGTTAAATACACCTAACATCCTATGCCCCCTTAACATTGCAGTACATAAGAACCTCAGCAGAGTAGGATGAGGACGAACAAAGGTGGGGTAAGGTTGGGAAACAAAAATCTAGCaacttagggggcgtttggtacgggaaagggtaagagaatgaaatcaagaaagggtaagagagggaaatgaataggatcacccatattatacttgggtgtttggttgacaattagaggaaaagggaattaaaagccaacatccaccacctccaccaccattacccaccatttgccaccattatctacaccgacaccaccacaagtagcggcgccgacgatcttcctcacggtaccccacggcgaacctaatcaccgcgcctcacgccctcaacaaacaccacaatcccgaccccaaacaccttattcattctaaaaaatccaccacaacccttcgaaaacccctcccccaccccttaaaacaccagatctggtgtGGCCGGCGTCGGGCGGTTGCAGTGGTGTGGCCGAggaaggtgttggtggtggttggtggggtgggagagttactgaaggtgttggtgtggtgtggTGTTTAGTGGTTGAGGATATGGGGTAGCGTGGACAGGCAGcgtcgctggtggtggttgtgtcggcgtccctggtggttgtgtcggtgtggtgggtgtagggtgtaggtggcagtggttgacggtgtgagagggtgtggtgggtgttggtgggAGTGGTGGAATAGGGAGTAGGAGGAAAAATGGATTATGGGGTTATGGGCTTACCCAAGGGGGGGAGGGGCAGGGTTTTAAATCTCGGCCGAGACGTATCGTATCGCCCGAGATGTATCGGTATCGGAGGCCGCCGATACGAGATATCCCGAGATGTATCGGGTAAATTGAAAAGAAGAAAGTATCGGCCGAGACGACCGATTTATAACGTGTATCGGCCAACTCGGCCCGATACAGCCCGCGATGAACCCGATATGAACGAGTTATAACTTGTACCGGCCAAGTTTTTTAATGGAAAGCTCTTAGAAATTGTATAGCATTGATCAAATTAATTATCCTAAGTAGAATTAATCTTAACTTTATATGAAATAGTCAATAGATGATGAAATATCTACAAAAGCTTGTAAAATAAATATCACTGCGATAATTGCGATTCGGAGCGCGACGGCCGAGTCGTGGACGATTCCGCGACTCCGTTACCGCGACCGCGATCGCGACCGATACCGCTATTTAAAACCCTGGGGAGGGGTAAGGATGAGAATGGTTTTGGGGGTAAGGGGGGGTATGGGTTACCCTttctttgtgtcaaacaaacaacaacaaaaggaatcaaccatttttattctctttccctttccttattcccccaaaccaaacgcccccttaatgTTTATTAAACTTCTATCAATACTGACATGTGGCAGTGCGGCATCCATAATCCTCCGTATGGGTGTCCTAACAGAGGTAAACTGAACTCATTTTCTATGTATATGAAGCTCTTTTCAGAAAGAAAGAATTAGCTCTTATCACTTATCAGGATATAAATCTTGCAGCAAAATTTGGGTGAGGGAAATAAAAGTAAAGGAAGTAATAAAAAAACTTATATGTTACAGAGCATAACTCACCTATCTTTCAATGATGACAGATAACGATCAAGACATCCCTGATGAACAGCATGGCCACAAGAAGAAATGTGGATCCCATCACAGTCAGATGGGCCATATCCATCATAAGAGAAGAACTTCCCAGAAGACTCCACTCTGCGGGAATTGTTATTATCTGAAGGATTTGAGTCTTTTGTGAGAGCGGCTATATACTTTCCAAGCAAGAGAGTGTCTTCATCACTTGAGGTTACTCCGTCCTTTGCGGAACAGAGACCTCTACCATCTGTCCTAAGATCGCTATCATGAACAGAACTGCTTAGCTCCTTGTGAACTGACAAAAACATATCTTTCTCCAATGTCTCAAGGGAGTAAACATTCTTGTCCCTCTTGTCACTTGACTTTCTAGGGACATTAAGATTTCTCATCTCTGGAAACTGAAGCTTAATGTAATCTATAAAAGCATCAACTTCTGCAGAATGGGCCTGCCGGGCAAACTCATTGACTGCGCCTTCAATTATCTGGAACAACTCGGAAGATGACGACGCCTCAACAGAGATCTTATTACTATACTTACCCAAGGGATTTGCCACAGATCTTCGAGAGCTCTCCGACAAATCAGACTGCCAGTCTTTGTCCCATGAAGGAGGATCATTGTTGACAAAGTTGATAAGCCTTGATTTCTTTTGTTTTGAAAACGATAAAAGGAATAATTAGCTTATACTCAAGGCTAGACCAACATCAAATTAGAACATTTGACTCACCTCGGTAGTCTAAAAGCAAACTTCCTATGTAGCAGTTCTTTACAGAATATACTTAAAAGAAATATAACTTGCATACGCCTAAGGGAAAACTAGATAACATACCTGAAGCAGGATAAGGAAAGATACAGCATTACTAGAATTTGGATCATGGCAGAGACAGCAGACATGTGTTTCGCCTGTCTCTTCTACATCTTCAGAGACACGTTCCTCCTTTTCAACAAGAGAATCATCAGACACAGTGCACTCAGTGGACTTCAAGGTCGCTAAAAATTTCGATTGCTCATCTTTCATTTTCGCCTATAAAAAAAAGGCAAAATGATAGGAtatcaaaactccaacccaaatgtAATTGAATAGTGAGGCCAGCTAAAGAGAGCAGCAAAGCAACAACAGCTGAAATTTCAGAGAGAACACAAAAGACGCTCATGAATTTCTGATCAAGTGGGGAGTATTATTTAAGAACTGCTCAAGCATGAACATTTGCACTGACCGCTAAAAAAGGAACTCGGAAACTTGTAAAAGTTTGTCTGATTATGACATTATGTGGCTATGATAGAACTGCAAGGTACTGAGGTTATTgtaaagtaatattttaattttaagatAAAAGAGTGACCTAAGTGTCACAAGCTGAagtaaaattacaataaattgcTCTCTTGATTCAAGACATTCCATGAATATTGAAGAATGTCACAAGCCTAATCACAACCGTATGATCTCACAGTCCTGTAGGAGATAGCCTGCAAACGGTAAAAAGTAGCAGCCCTCGCATTTCAATTTATACGTTTTAGCTAAATGCACAAGATTAAGGACATTATTGGGGGTTAATACTTAATATCGAGCATATTTTTTTAGCAAGACCAATGATTAAAACTTATCAATTCATAATTCTGCTTCCCAAGTTTCCCTGCGACTTTCCATCTCTCTCTAGTACTTCCAATACCTTGTATATTTGGAATGTACCCAATTAATTTGTTCTCGCATAAAATCAAAATGTAAATCATGCATATAAGAGATGTACCTCATGTACATTTGAAATGTACAAAAACTGGATCTCATGGTTATCACCCCAGGAGGTGCTCCTAAATAAGGGACTAGTGAGGaaagaaaaagaacgaaaaaaaacaATACACTTACTAAAATGGCAGCTTGTCTTTCTCTAGCTTTCATTTTCCGCTTCTCTGTATCTGATACTAAGCTCAAGTTAAGTTTTTCAGCTGCTTGGCAACTAACAACTTCCGGGGCAAACTGTTGCAATTTCATCAGGCACTTGGAGTCTACCTCAGCGAACTTCTTCAGTAGTTTTTCTACGAGAGAAGAGAGGCTAAAATTCCCAGTTTCCACTAGGTTGTCAGCAGACTCTTTCTTGTGCATCCTCATCAATAAAACCAACAGCGATAACAGACTCTGTCGACTAAATTCATTCAGCATTTCGATTTCCTCAGTTGCAACATCCACCATCGGTGAAATAAAATCACCTTGTGTAGATAGACCAGATTCCTTTTCCAAAGTGCAGATATCTAATGCTAATGACAGCAAGTGCAAAGCCGTTATAAGCACCCCATCAGGAGCACGTGACTCGGTTGATCTATCAGTAAAAACGGCATAGAAGATAACAGCCCTAATAACATGTAGAACAGTTTCACAGGTGGCTATTCTAGCTAATCCAATGAGTGGTTGATAGATGTTGGTCCACCTGGGCAATTGAGTGCTCAAAGCCGAAACACCACAAAAACGTGAGTATCTTTCTTCGGCAATCTGTAACTCCCTAAGATTCGAACACGGATGATACAAATCAAGGTGTTTCCAATATGGCAACCGTAAGGAGTACTTTCCCTGGATTAGCAACAATGCGAGAATAAAAATTTAATATTGTACATAActaaaaagaagaaaggaaacaaGCAATAAATAATAACCAAACCTGATTCAATCCTGAAGGATTAGAGTATTCAGCAATTCTGTCCAAGACCTCTTGCAGTATATCCAGTTTCGACAGATCCTTAGGCAGAGACTTCACCAATTGGCTATGCGTAGCATCACCCGTAGCAAGCTTGCATATCAGCTCTCTTTGCAGATTTTCAAATGCCGTTAGTCCACAAAATCGTCTCTCTTGGACTATTTGTATAATCAAAGTGAGCAATTCCTGAATCAAAAcaggttcatacctgcaaataaatGAATCATATGAATTAAAAAACAGAAATCACCCTGACCTTCCTTCATACactaaaaacaaattaaaaaacaGAAATCACCCTTCTAGCTTCTCATTCTAAAAGACTCACACATTTGACTTAACGCGGTCTTCTAGAAGACACTTTGACCATGTATTTTCCCATTTATGAGTTACGTAGTATATTTTTTGGTTAAAAATACAACTTTCTGAAAGTAATTACGTTGATATTGGTGTTTATATTTTGTGTATTTATGGTCAAAGTTTTGAAACTTTAACGTTAAGTCAAAGAGCAGTCTTTTATAAGAAAGAAAAGATACAAAAAGAACCCCATTTGAAAGTTTATAACATTAAAGTCCAGATATTTAACCATTGGATGCAAAAGACAATTGCTGAAAATGCTGAAAAGAAGGCTGCAACAAAACTGTGAACTTTGTAAATAAAAATGGGAAGGTATTCTGAGAAATATGTATTATTTGAATGTATTAGGAATGTGTGAAAATGGAAATTTTGTTTTTTTACAGATATGTATAATCAATTAGAACTGACTCAGGTGCTAGTAGTAGTTATGGTTTCGTTATACAGAAAGTAGCAACGTCTTACTACAATAGCAGGGTTATTAGATTATAGCCTCACAAGTCACAACTACCATACATGTACTTTGCTCAAGATAACACACAATAAAGCCGCTTTAAACTcgtataaaaagaaaaaaaaaataaagatagCAAAATGCATAAACTAGTTTCACAGCCACATCATGTGGAACACTTCTAATGgccaaaaaaatagaaaagataaACTCTTCACAACAGATGAGAAAATGACATACTCACTAGAACGCTTGAGATCCAGCGCAAGGTAATTTGACAATTGAAAGCGTTGTAGCAATCTTTTCACATACAAATCAGCTGGAGCAAATGCTGCACATAACTGGAGTAAAAAAAGATCCTCCTCTAATTCATGGCCAGACCTGGAAACAGAGATACTTCATAAGCCAAATGATCATACTTAATGAACACATCGCATCAATAAGATGCATGTTTATCTACACATGACATGGTGACACCTTACCCACACCTCAAGGCATAAGCATGCAAAAAATAGGAATTAAAACATGTTTTGACGGTAAACTGCTCTACATACCAGCGGATAGCACGGTACCAATCAAAACATGAAACGGCATTGTCACCGTTTCGCCTCCACATACCAGCACGCATCTGAGAACAAAATACTCTGTTCTGAAGAGGATGTTccatgataaatgaagaaaatgcGGAAGGGTGACATCCCTTCATCATACTTTGAAAAAAATCACGACAATTCAACATGGGATTCAAATAACTAGATACATGCTTATGCAT from Silene latifolia isolate original U9 population chromosome 2, ASM4854445v1, whole genome shotgun sequence encodes the following:
- the LOC141642768 gene encoding E3 ubiquitin-protein ligase PRT6 — encoded protein: MDIDSPPPSSGGSPSSSSSSSSSSAASFSASSVSSHDRILQRLAVFGVPEDYFEDLQPGLVCFVKSNKSLLPEIVSTILPNDADIASAVNEGTSGSRKALDCLNLRDQYREGVLWLKWLMFEADPSTALKNLAISSAGQRGVCGAVWGKNDLAFRCRTCEHDPTCAICVPCFQNGNHENHDYSIIYTGGGCCDCGDETAWKLEGFCSKHKGAEQIVPLSDDIASSVGPVLDILLKCWKGKLMHAEAMSRETLDVTDHSIEPRKVANGFSYAAIEMLLDFCCHSESLLSFVAKRLIITADLLNLLVRAERFLSTDVTKKLHELLLKLLAEPMFKYEFAKVFIDYYPVTVAEVLRASTDIISRKFPLLSTFSVQIFTVPTLTPRLVKERNLLAVLLECFGDILLWCCEEEGQFQFNKWASVFETCTRVVEDIRFVLSHADVAKYVTRERPDILKAWLQTVSLMQGINPLKRETGIHIEEDNEHVHLPFLMCDSVSKIHLLLVKGAFSVSSIGNIDPSDFLKEKKEDIDEGFNQRHAKVGRLSGESSVCNSAAHNSLSDLERRRFDHRHDYILEPTVLKLTFESLRVIDSWLARSNVFSSSADGGSNIHLLALKETLSALKKGKYLPGPCDVPYGVVGKLYSCTDAGQTLACSPMDTADLQCDSIMETESSIEKDAFSLLSLSEWPDIDYDVSSQEISLHIPLHWLLSSILKAALQSLFGEAVEMHKHVSSYLNPMLNCRDFFQSMMKGCHPSAFSSFIMEHPLQNRVFCSQMRAGMWRRNGDNAVSCFDWYRAIRWSGHELEEDLFLLQLCAAFAPADLYVKRLLQRFQLSNYLALDLKRSSEYEPVLIQELLTLIIQIVQERRFCGLTAFENLQRELICKLATGDATHSQLVKSLPKDLSKLDILQEVLDRIAEYSNPSGLNQGKYSLRLPYWKHLDLYHPCSNLRELQIAEERYSRFCGVSALSTQLPRWTNIYQPLIGLARIATCETVLHVIRAVIFYAVFTDRSTESRAPDGVLITALHLLSLALDICTLEKESGLSTQGDFISPMVDVATEEIEMLNEFSRQSLLSLLVLLMRMHKKESADNLVETGNFSLSSLVEKLLKKFAEVDSKCLMKLQQFAPEVVSCQAAEKLNLSLVSDTEKRKMKARERQAAILAKMKDEQSKFLATLKSTECTVSDDSLVEKEERVSEDVEETGETHVCCLCHDPNSSNAVSFLILLQKSRLINFVNNDPPSWDKDWQSDLSESSRRSVANPLGKYSNKISVEASSSSELFQIIEGAVNEFARQAHSAEVDAFIDYIKLQFPEMRNLNVPRKSSDKRDKNVYSLETLEKDMFLSVHKELSSSVHDSDLRTDGRGLCSAKDGVTSSDEDTLLLGKYIAALTKDSNPSDNNNSRRVESSGKFFSYDGYGPSDCDGIHISSCGHAVHQGCLDRYLSSLKDRYIRRMVFEGGDIVDPDQGEFLCPVCRRLANSTLPAFLEDSCKLWEQPLDSIISSSRPLIDTVEERGSFRLSYALSMLQSAASVVSKGETLKALPVQRSRRITPNLVPVFQVLGQMYFPGKQDVVTGSARVSPSALLWDTLKYSLVSTEIAARCGKSCLAARRGIPSLYNEFRSSGGFILPLLLKTIKSARSKNFPDLFLRFRGLQHFAASICLGISYGKELGEASGREGKIWSMLKHSNSDMFPDMQFWGQASDPVLTRDPFSTLMWILFCLPFPFLSCKESLLSLIHLFYGVAVSQAIITYCSYSQCNVNDSGTHDGLISDIANLAGESAITKQFFFSNYLDPSYSVKYVINSLSLPYLRRCSLLWKLLCSPGASPFPSVREDIGKSLNASNGKEVGGGDMDEICELQNMFSIPSLDIVLKDKNLRSMVFKWFHHFANGFEDSTVQDVLYSTPSAPFHLMNLPFVYQDLVQRYIKAQCPDCKAVQGEPALCLLCGRLCSPAWKPCCRDSGCQAHSLACGAGTGVFLLVRKTTILLQRNARQAPWPSLYLDAFGEEDIDMQRGKPLFLNEERYAALTYMVASHGIDRSSKVLRQTRIGTLFLV